GAGCTCCCAGGTAGGAATCATTATGGTAAAGGAACATGGAACTTACCGTACCAGAGCCAGCGGCCATCTGCATACGGGCTTCAAACTTACCATACATCCAAGTTTCTTTGCTATAGAGTTCTGCACCAGAATAGTCCTTAGCCATAAGTGCCCCAGCTGCAAGAGCTATGGTTGCAATGAAAAACCTCGCTTTCATGATTGTCTCCCTCGAATCATATAGAAAATACATTTTTTAACGAGAAATTGAATTTCTCTAAATATTAAAATACCTTAACTGTATCAATTGTATTAAATCACAAATTCTAAACTAGATTTATTTTTCCAGTTTTTTCAAAACGTCCTGCAGTTCCTTGGGCAGGGGGCATTCCTGGACCGTATTCTTGCCTTGCCAAGGGTATTCCAGGCGGCTGCTATGCAAAAACAGCCGGTTCAGTCCGTATTGTTTCTTGAATTCCCGGTTCAGGGCGAAATCCCCGTAACGGGTATCTCCCAAGAGTGGGTGCCCGATGCTTGCGAAATGCGCCCTGATTTGATGCATACGGCCCGTTTCCAAGTTGATTTTTACCAGGTCGTAGCCGGAGTAGTGTTTTTTGACGCTGTAGTGGGTAATAGATTTTTTCCCTTTTTCGTCTATCTGCATCTTGGAGCCCTTGGCATTGTCCGTGCGGGCGAGGGAGGCTTCGATGGTTCCTTTTTCTTTTTCGAGGTTTCCTTTGACTAGGGCCAGGTAGTATTTCTTGACTTCGTGTTCACGAATCAGGCGGGTTAGGTCCCGCAGGGTGTCACCGTGGAGGGCCACCAGTAAAAGTCCTGAGGTCTCCTGGTCCAGACGGTGGGCGAGGGTAGGCTTGAAGTCGAGATGTTCCCGCTTGCCCCATTCCCAGAGGTGCTCCACCAGGCTTTCGCCGGGGCGGGTCCCGCTTCCCGGCTGGCTAGGCATGCCCGAAGGCTTGTTGACCACCAGGTAGTCTTCGGTTTCCAAGATGATGTCCAGTTCCTGAGTACCCCAGCCTTTTTTTCGGTCGGCGGCTGTGCTGGCCTTAGTCCAACCCTTGTTTTCGGCGTTTTTCAAATCCGTTTTCTGAGCTCCGGATTCCGAATTTACAACGCTTTTCAAATTCTCGTAAATGCAGACGGTGTCCCCTTCCTGGAGCATCTGGTTAGCCTTGCCGATAACCCCGTTTACCCTGACCTTCTTTTTACGCAGGATAGCAAAGAAAACGGACAATGATTCGTCGGGAAAAGCCTTCCGTAGAAAACGGTCCAGACGCATGTTGGCAAAGTTACGGTCGATAGTGCGGGTAATCATTGGACTCCTTACCTCTTTTTCGCGTAGTAGGCCAGTCTCACTCCGTCGGCGGCGCTTGTGACAATCCCGCCTGCATATCCGGCCCCTTCGCCCAGCACGAACAAACCCTTGGTATTCACGCTTTCTAGGGTGGCGCTGTCTCGGGTGATTCGCAGGGGAGAACTGGTCCTGGTTTCGGGAGCCACAATGAGGCCTTCGGCGATGAATCCGGGAATTTTCCGGTCAAAGTTCAAAAAACCTTCGTAAAGGCTCTGGCAAATCCGCTTGTCCAGCCAGTCCCAGGTGTTGACGGGTACAATCCCGCAGGGATAGGTGGATTTCGGCAGTTTCTTGTCCAGCCGGTGTTCCATGAAGGCCTTGATGGTCTGTGCCGGAGCACTGTAGTTCTTTCCGCCTACATTGAAGGCATCCTCTTCCGTTTTCCGCTGGAATTCCAGTCCATCGAAGAGCTTTTCGCTGGCTTCTACGGGAACCACAATAGCCCCGTTGGCAAGAGGTCCGTTTCGACGGCTATAGCTCATGCCGTTGGTGGCAAGTGTCCCTGGTTCAGAAGCGCAGGGCACCAGCACGCCGCCGGGGCACATGCAAAAACTGTAGGCGCTGCATGTTTTGTCCAGTGTCGGTGTGGCGAGAAAATATTCCGCAGCTCCGGTGAGGCGTGTATCGACACCTCGACCCAGCTGCCGCAGGTTTATCAACTCCTGGGAATGTTCCACACGTACGCCCATGGCGAATGCCTTGCTTTCAAGGGCTACGCCGCGGGCTTGCAGCATCTGGTAAATATCCCGACAGGAATGCCCCGTGGCAAGGACCAGCGCTTCGCAGCGCTTCCACGCACCCTGCGGAGTGGTTTCGTCTTCTATCTTGATGGCAGAAATATGGCCGTTCTGGATTTCTACATCTGTCAGGGCCGAATAGAAATGGATGTGCCCACTCAGGCGGATAATTTCTGCGCGGATTTTTCGGAGCATCAGCACAAGTCTGTCTGTTCCGATGTGGGGCTTCGCGAAGGTGATAATATCCTGGTCTACCCCGAAATCCACCATGTCGTGCAGGACCTGTTCCGAGAAGGCGTTTCTGCTCCTGGTGTTGAGCTTGCCGTCACTGAAGGCTCCTGCACCGCCCTCGCCAAAGAGGACATTGCTGCGTGCGTTGAATTTTCGGTCCACAAAGAACCGGCGTATGTCGCGGAAACGTTCCTCTACGGGTTTTCCTTGCTCGTAAAGATCTACGGAATAGCCCTTGCGTAAAAGGTGCAGGGCCGCCCAGAGTCCCGAAGGTCCTGCACCGATAATGTCCACATGTCCGGGCATTTGCACGGTGCCTGCCAGGGCTGCTTCTTTCGGGTCTTGCTTTGCAGGAACCGCTTCTACAAGCCCCTTGGCGTTGTTGCCGAAGGTTCTCAGTTTTTGCTGAACGTCAAAACGGACATTATAGGACCAGCGGGGGGAACCCTTCCGGCGTGAGTCCAGCGAAAAACGTTCCACCTCCAGATTGAAAATCTGTTCCTGCTGGAGTTTCAGCTCTTTGGCAAGAGCCTCCCGAAACTTGCCCTTTTTCTCTAGGGAAACGGGAAGCTCGTGAAAACAGTAAGAAAACATGGCCCCTACGCCGACGGAAAACCTTAGAACACGTAGTTCAGATTGATACCGCCGTAGATATCCTTGTATTCGTTAGACAGGTAGTCCGGACGGTAATAGATGGCAGAACCTACGTACCAGTCACTATAGAAGTGCTTGTTGTGGTTGAACCGCAGGTTGAGTTTTCCCAGCACGTCCATTTCTTCTTCGTCGAAATCTTTGTCAGATTCGGTCCATTCTGTAAGCATGTAGCGGAACTGTCCGTTCAAGGAGACGATCATGAAACGGTTCATGAAGGGAATTTCGTATTCGTCTTCTACGGTAATTTCATCTTCGGTCATTTCATTGCGGACGTATGACTTGAGGCGGTAAGTTATCTGGAAATGGTTCTGCATACTCTTGAGGGTAGTGGTGATGCTCAAGGGGTAGCTCTGCTCAAAGTAATCGCCACCGCCGTAGTAATAACCAAGCTTTGCCCATGTCGTATCTTCAAGGTCCATGTCCAGCTCGTCAATCAAGCTGTCCTTGTGGAACAGGGATGCATCTGTACGAAGAGTCCATCGGCCATTGAACTTGAACACGGACTGTGCCGCCTTGAAGGAGATGCCGGCATTGATGGTTTGCTTGTAAAGCCTCTCTTCGAACTTGGACGCGAGATAAGGCGCATCGACCGTAGACATGTAATCAGCCCAACGTGCAGAATCCACCATGACGGTATCCCCGTTCACGATGGCCATCTTGGGGCCCTTGCCTTCGGTGAAATATTCATCCCTGTAGATTCCGTCTTCTAGCATATAGCTTCCGCGCAAGCGAATCGGACGGTACTGGTCCCTGAATTCCATATTGTAGTTGGCGGTAATCTGCACCCTGGGATTGATGGTAAAGGTGTTGCTGAGTCCGAAATTGTGGATGTACTTTGTGCGGTCGTTGTCCATCTCGTGCTGTTCGAACCAGTCGCTTTCCTCGTCAGAGACAAGCCCGAAATGGGTTCCTTCGGCCAGGCCCGCCAGGTTTTTCTTTCTGCCGTGGGCCGCGTTTTCTACGTTAATCTGGTAGTCCAGTCCAAGGGTCCAGAACTTTTTGATGTCTTGTTCCAGGCTGGCTCCGAATTCGCGGGTGTTGGAAAGCTGGTCAGGGGAGCCTGCGCTATAGAAGTCCTCGCCGATGTATTTCACATGGCCAGCGATTCTTGTTCTGTTGATGTTCCAGTTCAAGGAAGCGCCCAAGGCAAAATTCTGACTTCCCCAGTGTTGCCCTAGCACGCGGTCGTCATCGCGGTCGCTTTCTTCTTCTTTTTGTGCCTGCTTAGCCTTGTCGATTAGGTAATGGAGGGTAGAAATCATTTCGGATTTGCTCATGGTGGTATTGTCCCCGAAGATTTCTTCCAGTTCTTCGTTAGAAAGCCTGTCAATCTGGCTTTCGTTCTGCATCAGCTTACGAAGCTGCGTGTAGCTTGCGGTATTCAATCCGGCGCTGGAGAACAACCGGTTGATGGCACGCTGCCTTGCGGCATCGGTGGTGTCTGCACGACCGACGGCGATTTGTCCGTTCAGCTCGATATCACCCGGGAAGAACAGCCAGTTGCCTTCGGCATACATGGTGAATGCTTCCAGAAGAGGATCGGTGGTAAGGGTACTAGCCTTGGCTCCGTCGCGGAGAAGCGGGTCTTCAAGTTCGTCGTTTGCGTAAATAGCGCCCACCTTGGCGTCGAACCTGCGGACCGGAGCCCATTTCAGGAATCCGCCGTAGGCAAGGCGCTGGGCCTGAGCTTCACCATCATCGATGTAATCGTTATAGAGATAGGGGTGACGGTTGTGGGGAACCAGGGAACGCTTGGCCTCGCCAAAGAAACCTTCCAACTGGACCAGGGGCTGATCCGCATTGTTCTTGAGCAAGGACAGGGTATACTCGGCACCGAACAGGGGCATGCCCGACATGTAGATATCTCCGCCCATCATCTGGAAATCACCCAGGTTGACACTGTTGTAGCTATCATTGTAGCGCAGTGTCACGGGGTTCGGGTAGAATCGGTTCCAGGAATCCGATGTGGCATCCATGGTAAATTCGATGGTCTTGCCTTCGGGTGACATCATCAGCACGTAAGCCGAGGCATTTGCGCCAAAACCCGGCACCTGGAAATAATTCTTGTAGCGGTCGCCCTTGAGAATGGTATCCGTTCCAAAGATTTCAGGAGTATTACCGTGGTGAGTGCGGGTACGCACATAGTGGTAGTTTCCGCCCAGCATCACGTTTCCAAGGACAGTCCAGCTCTTTTGCGTAGAATCCGCAGGGGCTTCAGATTCAAATACCACGTTGGCTTCGTCGGCAGGATTCAGGTTCTTCCGATCCACACCGGGAACTTCCGGTTCGGGGGGAAGCGTTGCTATGGCTTCTGCAGCCTTGTTGCTGAAATTGGTCTTGTTGTTCTTGGCGGTCTCCATGAGTTCGGGAGCAAGAATTTCCGAAGAGGAAATACCCACCGTGTTTTGTTCAATGGCGGTATTGTTCAAGTCAATGACGGTGTTCCCCATATTCACCACAGCCGTACCGTTGTCCTTGAAATTTGAAGAGGACACGGTACTCTTCGAAAGCTTGGAATTCAACAGGGCGACATTGTTGTTTTCAAAAGTAGACCGTTCGATATCGCCCTGGGCGTAGTGGGAGAGGTTCAGGGCAACCTGGTTGTTCTTGAACTGGCAGTCGTTTGCATTGACGGTGGCGTTACGAGCATAAATGCCATATCCGGCGGCACCTTCCACAAGGGAATTCTGGATTTTCAGATTGCCGTTTTCCACTACGATTCCGTTGGTGGCGTTCAAGATCTGGGCGTTGCGGATTTCGGAGTTGTTTTCTCCGGTAATCACGATTCCGGCCCAATCACCAGCAGCGGGAGTACTCATGGCGGAGCGGAACACCACAGGAGATGTTGCAGTTCCGGCCACCACCAGCTGGCCCTGGTTTACCGTGAGGGAGCTACCCTTGGTGAACAAGATTGTGGTTCCCGGTTCAATGACCAATACCGTATTGGCGGCAACAGATACTGTTCCGTTTACGAGATAGGGAGACTTGTCCGCTTTTAAGAAACCGCGGAGTTCACCCTGGAGTTCTGTGCCGGTCAGCTGAACGTTTTGCGGTTCTGGTGCGGGAGCGGCCTCTACGACCGGAGCGGGAGTGGCCACGGGGGCAGCTTCAACCGGAGCTGGAGCGACAGCCTGTTCAGCTGGGGTTTCGGCAACAGGTGCAGCGTTGGGTGCAGGTTCTGCTGCAGGCACGGGTTCAGCAACGGTCTGTTCGGCAGGAGCCGTTTCTGCGGCTGCAGGTTCGGCTGTTTCAGGAGCAGGGGCTTGTGCAGAAGCATCAGCCGGAGCAGCCTGTTCGGCAGGTTGTGCTACCGGCGTTGGCGCAGGGCTTGCAGCTTCTTGGACCGGGGCAGCTGCTTCGGCAGCAGGTGCCGGAGTTGTTGCTACGGGTGCCGGTGTCGCAGCGGCAGGAGCAGCAACTGGAGCAGGCGCTGGGGCTTGTTCAGGAGCTGCCGTTGGAGCGGGCGCTGGAGCTGCCTGTGTGGCAGGGGCGGCCTCTTGGGCAAATGCAAAGAATGTTCCCAGAAGGACTGTAGCGACGGTACCCTTAAAAAACTGTTTCATTTAGCGTACCTCGTAAGTCTTGGTGGCTTTGAGAACCTTGCCGTTCTTCAAGACAACCTGGATGTTGATTTCTGTTTTTTTGCCGTATTCCAGTTCCACAGGGACGCTGAAGTTGAAATCTTGAATGGACGGGGAATATTGTTCCAAAAGATTTTTGTTTCCGCTTGTGACAAGAACGCTCTTTATGTGGCTGATGTCATTTTCGGGAATTCCCTTGATAGAGAAAACTATTTCACGTTCAAATCTTCTGGACACTCCGTTGGGTGGAGGAGGTACGCGTAAGCGTTCCACGTTGCCCTTTCGAACATCTATATAGGCTGAGATATTCGGGTAACACCCTAGTTTCTTTCGAATTTCAGCCTTGTTTCCAGCCTGGTCACGGGCAATCCAGGCGTAATCGTGGAGTCCGGATTTGAGTTTGATAGTGGAGTAGGAATTCTTGTCGAAATAAGTCTCTTTAAGAGGAGTCCGGTCCATTTCGGTTGAGAGGATGACAATGTCGTCCTTGATGTTTGAAACAGAAACGCTGGCTTCACAACGGATGGAATCGCTACGCTGGAAAATCAGTGCGGGCTTGTCTAAGTTTATAGCCTCGCAGCTCTTGTCAATCTCCAAATCCACTTTGACGGTCGCCTTGCCGGTTGCCCCGTTGAATTCAACAGTTGCGAACTTCTCGTTCCAGTTGCCCTTCTGGTCGCTGATGGTAATGGTATAGGTCCATTTTCCGTTTGCACTTAGGGGTACCAGGTTGGGGGAGGTGTGCTTGCCCAATTTTACAAACAGGGTTGCCGTAGAATCATCTGGGTTGAATTCGCCCTCGATGGTTGCCGCTCCCGTTTCGCAAATCTTGAGTGGCGAAGGCGTGGTTACCTGGAACGAAATCGCTGTCGTCTGACTTGCAGAATCCTTTACCGTTGTATCGGGCTGTTGCATATAGTAGGTCTTCAGGTCGGCACAGCCGAAGCTCACCTTTCCGCTGTAGCAGATAACGGGGAATTTCTTGTCACCAACGGCGCTGGGAGCCCAGTTGGGAGTGAACTGGACCATTTCTCCGGTAG
Above is a genomic segment from Fibrobacter sp. containing:
- a CDS encoding RluA family pseudouridine synthase; amino-acid sequence: MITRTIDRNFANMRLDRFLRKAFPDESLSVFFAILRKKKVRVNGVIGKANQMLQEGDTVCIYENLKSVVNSESGAQKTDLKNAENKGWTKASTAADRKKGWGTQELDIILETEDYLVVNKPSGMPSQPGSGTRPGESLVEHLWEWGKREHLDFKPTLAHRLDQETSGLLLVALHGDTLRDLTRLIREHEVKKYYLALVKGNLEKEKGTIEASLARTDNAKGSKMQIDEKGKKSITHYSVKKHYSGYDLVKINLETGRMHQIRAHFASIGHPLLGDTRYGDFALNREFKKQYGLNRLFLHSSRLEYPWQGKNTVQECPLPKELQDVLKKLEK
- a CDS encoding NAD(P)-binding protein; the encoded protein is MFSYCFHELPVSLEKKGKFREALAKELKLQQEQIFNLEVERFSLDSRRKGSPRWSYNVRFDVQQKLRTFGNNAKGLVEAVPAKQDPKEAALAGTVQMPGHVDIIGAGPSGLWAALHLLRKGYSVDLYEQGKPVEERFRDIRRFFVDRKFNARSNVLFGEGGAGAFSDGKLNTRSRNAFSEQVLHDMVDFGVDQDIITFAKPHIGTDRLVLMLRKIRAEIIRLSGHIHFYSALTDVEIQNGHISAIKIEDETTPQGAWKRCEALVLATGHSCRDIYQMLQARGVALESKAFAMGVRVEHSQELINLRQLGRGVDTRLTGAAEYFLATPTLDKTCSAYSFCMCPGGVLVPCASEPGTLATNGMSYSRRNGPLANGAIVVPVEASEKLFDGLEFQRKTEEDAFNVGGKNYSAPAQTIKAFMEHRLDKKLPKSTYPCGIVPVNTWDWLDKRICQSLYEGFLNFDRKIPGFIAEGLIVAPETRTSSPLRITRDSATLESVNTKGLFVLGEGAGYAGGIVTSAADGVRLAYYAKKR
- a CDS encoding right-handed parallel beta-helix repeat-containing protein, translated to MKQFFKGTVATVLLGTFFAFAQEAAPATQAAPAPAPTAAPEQAPAPAPVAAPAAATPAPVATTPAPAAEAAAPVQEAASPAPTPVAQPAEQAAPADASAQAPAPETAEPAAAETAPAEQTVAEPVPAAEPAPNAAPVAETPAEQAVAPAPVEAAPVATPAPVVEAAPAPEPQNVQLTGTELQGELRGFLKADKSPYLVNGTVSVAANTVLVIEPGTTILFTKGSSLTVNQGQLVVAGTATSPVVFRSAMSTPAAGDWAGIVITGENNSEIRNAQILNATNGIVVENGNLKIQNSLVEGAAGYGIYARNATVNANDCQFKNNQVALNLSHYAQGDIERSTFENNNVALLNSKLSKSTVSSSNFKDNGTAVVNMGNTVIDLNNTAIEQNTVGISSSEILAPELMETAKNNKTNFSNKAAEAIATLPPEPEVPGVDRKNLNPADEANVVFESEAPADSTQKSWTVLGNVMLGGNYHYVRTRTHHGNTPEIFGTDTILKGDRYKNYFQVPGFGANASAYVLMMSPEGKTIEFTMDATSDSWNRFYPNPVTLRYNDSYNSVNLGDFQMMGGDIYMSGMPLFGAEYTLSLLKNNADQPLVQLEGFFGEAKRSLVPHNRHPYLYNDYIDDGEAQAQRLAYGGFLKWAPVRRFDAKVGAIYANDELEDPLLRDGAKASTLTTDPLLEAFTMYAEGNWLFFPGDIELNGQIAVGRADTTDAARQRAINRLFSSAGLNTASYTQLRKLMQNESQIDRLSNEELEEIFGDNTTMSKSEMISTLHYLIDKAKQAQKEEESDRDDDRVLGQHWGSQNFALGASLNWNINRTRIAGHVKYIGEDFYSAGSPDQLSNTREFGASLEQDIKKFWTLGLDYQINVENAAHGRKKNLAGLAEGTHFGLVSDEESDWFEQHEMDNDRTKYIHNFGLSNTFTINPRVQITANYNMEFRDQYRPIRLRGSYMLEDGIYRDEYFTEGKGPKMAIVNGDTVMVDSARWADYMSTVDAPYLASKFEERLYKQTINAGISFKAAQSVFKFNGRWTLRTDASLFHKDSLIDELDMDLEDTTWAKLGYYYGGGDYFEQSYPLSITTTLKSMQNHFQITYRLKSYVRNEMTEDEITVEDEYEIPFMNRFMIVSLNGQFRYMLTEWTESDKDFDEEEMDVLGKLNLRFNHNKHFYSDWYVGSAIYYRPDYLSNEYKDIYGGINLNYVF
- a CDS encoding FecR domain-containing protein, which codes for MSFSSRFKFVAVALMLAVPFSYAAKNTSGKVRSVIGDVTTQKKSEGNWVPLRVGAKVKEKDVIRTLVESQAIVALPDGSTISVEENSLVEFSQLLSEDGVQTAMTDIKSGKVRFDVQKQSSKESSFKFKTGTATAAIRGTDGVIGMSSKGTPIASLRNGRLEIDLSGKVVGINGGQTAVPNGDDFLVLELSSSGDLDFLNEIDAMLSDTTMTLDKLKEAIQAKDNEYKAKQTAAKDSLKCTFEALPDTIYTPSVAIKGTCPAGVGVELGGERIESTGEMVQFTPNWAPSAVGDKKFPVICYSGKVSFGCADLKTYYMQQPDTTVKDSASQTTAISFQVTTPSPLKICETGAATIEGEFNPDDSTATLFVKLGKHTSPNLVPLSANGKWTYTITISDQKGNWNEKFATVEFNGATGKATVKVDLEIDKSCEAINLDKPALIFQRSDSIRCEASVSVSNIKDDIVILSTEMDRTPLKETYFDKNSYSTIKLKSGLHDYAWIARDQAGNKAEIRKKLGCYPNISAYIDVRKGNVERLRVPPPPNGVSRRFEREIVFSIKGIPENDISHIKSVLVTSGNKNLLEQYSPSIQDFNFSVPVELEYGKKTEINIQVVLKNGKVLKATKTYEVR